GGCCGCGTTCAAGAGCTCTTCGTCGACTGGAACTCTCCGGTGAAGAAGGGGCAGCTCATCGCGCGGATCGACCCGCAGCTCTTTCAGGCGGCCGTCGAGCAGTCGAACGCCGCCGCGCTGGCGGCGAAGGCGGCGGTCACGCGGGCGGACATCCAGGCGTTCGACGCCGAGCGCACCTACACCCGCGTGAAGGCGCTCGCGGCGCAGGGCCTCGCCGGGCAGGCCGAGGTAGACGCCGCCGAGACGAACGCGAAGGTCGCGCGCACGCAGGTGGACACGGCGAAGGCCGCGCTCGCCCAGGCCGCCGCGTCGGCCAACCTCGCCCGCGTGAACCTCTCGTACACGAAGATCGTGTCGCCCATCGACGGCGTCGTGATCTCGCGGAGCGTAGACGTCGGGCAGACGGTCGCCGCGTCGCTCTCCGCGCCCGTGCTCTTCACGATCGCCGAGGACCTGCGCAAGATGCAGCTCGACACGAACATCGCCGAGGGCGACGTAGGGCGCCTCGCGCCCGGCCAGCGCGCGGCGTTCACCGTCGACGCCTACCCGGGCAGCAAGTTCGACGGCGAGATCGCGATGATCCGCTACGCTCCGCAGACGGTGCAGAACGTCGTGACCTACGACGCCGTCCTGGCCGTCGAGAACCCCGACCTGCGCCTCCGACCGGGCATGACGGCCAACATCGGCATCACCTACCAGGAGCGCGAAGACGCCCTCACCGTGCCGAACGCCGCGTTTCGCTTCCAGCCGCCGGGCGAGGACGCAGGCAAGCCGCGCGGCGCCTCTACCTCGCCGGACGACGCGGGCGGCGGCCCCCGCGACGGAGGCGCGGACGGAGGCGTGGAGGGGGAGCGCCCGCGGCGTCGCGATGGCGGGCGACCCGACGGCGGCTGGGCGGGCCGCGGGGAGCGCGGCGCCGGCGAGGGCCGGGGTCGCGCGAGCGCGCGGCGGCTCTATGTCCTCCGCGGCGCCGAGCTCGTGGCGGTCGAGGTGCGGACCGGCCTGACGGACGGCTCGGCCACCGAGGTGCTCTCCGGCGACCTTCGCGAGGGCGACCTCGTCGTGCTCGACGCCGTGGCGCGCGGGGTCAAGCCCGCGACGACGGCGATGCCCGGCATGGGGCCCGCGCGCGGCGGAGGGGGCGGCGGAGGGGGCGGCGGAGGGCGCCGCTCTGGGATCTAAAATCATGAGCGACGACGCGCAGATACGAGTTGTCGATCTCACCAAGGTGTACCGCACCGGGGACGTGGAGGTGCGCGCGCTCGACGGCGTCTCGCTCACAGTCGAGAAGGGCGAGTTCATCGCCATCATGGGCACCTCGGGCAGCGGCAAGAGCACGCTGATGAACGTGCTCGGCTGCCTCGACCGACCCACGAGCGGGCAGTACTTCCTGGCGGGCCGCGAGGTGTCGCGCCTCGACAAGAACGCGCTCGCCGAGGTGCGCAACACGTACCTCGGGTTCGTCTTCCAGAACTTCAACCTGCTCTCGCGCACGACCGCGCTCGAGAACGTCGAGCTGCCGCTGCTCTACCAGGGGGTGGGCGGCCGGGCGCGACGCGAGCGGGCGACCGCCGCGCTCGGTCGGGTGGGGCTCGGGTCGCGCCTCGATCACACGCCGAACCAGCTCTCCGGCGGACAGCAGCAGCGCGTGGCCATCGCGCGGGCGCTCGTGGGCGAGCCGAAGGTGATCCTCGCCGACGAGCCCACGGGGAACCTCGACACGCGCACGAGCCTGGAGGTGATGGCGCTCTTCCAAGAGCTCGCGCGGACCGACATCACGGTGGCGCTCGTGACGCACGAGCCGGAGATCGCCGAGTACGTCTCGCGCGTGATCGTGGTGCGCGACGGCAAGATCCGTGAGGACCGCCGCCAAGAGGCGAAGCCGGTCGTGCTGCTCCCGCCGCCCGCCGGCGCGGCCATGCTCGAGGGCGACGCGTCGTGAGCCGCGAGGTCTCCCATGAACCGGCAGTGAGCCCCCCATGAACCGGCAGTGAGCCCCGAAGGGGCGAACCCAGGTCTAGGGCGAGCCCGAGCCGAAGGCGAGGTCTCCCATGAACCGGCAGTGAGCCCCGAAGGGGCGAACGCAGGTCTATGGCGAGCCCGAGCCGAAGGCGAGGTCTCGCCATGAACCCCTTCCAGACGTTCCGCGTGGCGGTGCGGGCGATCGTGCGCAACAAGATGCGCTCGTTCCTCACCGTGCTCGGCATCGTGATCGGCGTCGCCGCCGTGATCGCCATGATGGCGGTGGGGGCTGGCGCGAAGGCGCGCATCGAGTCGGCCTTCGCGTCGATGGGCACGAACCTGCTCGTGATCTTGCCTGGCTCCACGACCTCGGGCGGCATGCAGGGGGGGTTCGGCTCGCAGCCGACGCTCACGTGGGACGACCTCACAGCCATCCAGCGACAGGTACCCTCGGTGCGACTCGCGGCCCCGCTGCTCCGCGCGAACTCGCCCATCATCGGCGAGGCCGGCAACTGGATGACCTCGGTGAGCGGCACGTCGCCCGAGTACTTCGAGATTCGCAGCTGGAGCACGTCGGTCGGAGAGCCGATCCGTCAGGCCGATCTCGACGCGCAGAACAAGGTCGTGTTGCTCGGCCAGACGGTGGTCGAGAAGCTCTATGGCTCGAGCGTGAACCCCGTCGGGCAGGTCGTGCGCATTCGCAACATCCCGTTCGTGGTCATCGGCGTCCTCGAGAAGAAGGGCCAGTCGGCGACGGGGCAGGACTACGACGACATGGTCTTCATCCCGTACACGGTGTTCGCGCGAAAGATCCAGGGCGGGCTCGGCAAGTACCTGAGCGGGAGCATCTACGTGTCGGCGACCTCCGGCGACGCGGTCGCGCGCGCCCAACAGGACATCACGGCGCTGCTGCGCGAGCGCCATCGCCTGCCCGGCACCGACGACGACTTCTCGATCCGTAACCTGAGCGAGCTGGCCGGCGCGCAGGCCGAGGGCACGGAGACGATGACGAGCCTCCTCGCCGGCGTGGCCGCGGTGTCGTTGCTGGTCGGCGGGATTGGCATCATGAACATCATGTTGGTGAGCGTGACGGAGCGCACTCGCGAGATCGGCATACGCATGGCGATCGGGGCGAAGCCGCGCCAGATCCTCCTCCAGTTTCTCATCGAGGCCGTGACCCTGAGCGTGGCCGGCGGCCTCGTCGGGGTCGCCCTCGGTGTGGGCGTGTCTGAATGGATCGCCGCGAAGTTCGGGTGGGCGACCGCGGTGGACCCGAACGTGGTGGCGGTCGCCGTCGCCTTCAGCGCCTTCGTCGGGATCGCGTTCGGGCTGTATCCCGCGCGCAAGGCCTCGCAGCTCGACCCGATCGACGCGCTCCGCTACGAGTGACGCCCGCGTGCTCGATTGCCGCGGGGGAGCCGCGCGCGCTAGCGTGATAGCGTGATAGCGTGAGCCATGGGCCGAGGCGTGGGCAGTGCGCGGCTCGGCGCCGTCGGACGGATCGCCGGCGCCTTCGCGCTCGCGTCGCTCCTGGGGCAGGGCACCGCCCGCGCGTGCGAGAAGGATCTCGCGCCGCTCCCTGGCTACGGGCGAATCGCCGCGCCCACCGACCGCCTCGGGTGCAACCTCGTCGCCGCCGGCACGGGCGAGAACCTGCTCTATTACGGGGCGGCGCTCCTCTCGACGATGGAGCTGAGCGCCTCGGGGGCCGACCACCACCTGCGCGTGGCGTTCGAGGAGCGCGTGGGCGCGCGAGGCTTCAGCGACGCGACGGTGGTCGCGGGGTACGTGGGCCCCCCCGCGATCGGGGCGCTGCTCTACGGCACCGGTCTGGTCACGGGCAAGGGCCGCTGGACGGGGGCCGGCGCCGCGGCGCTCCAGGCGATGACGGTCACGTTCGCGGCCACCGTGCTCTTGAAGGGCCTCACGGGCCGGCCGTTCCCGAACCACGGCGGCGATCCCACGTCTCCCGAGCGGCTGCGGCACCCCGAGTGGGCGCGCGAGTGGCG
This genomic window from Myxococcales bacterium contains:
- a CDS encoding efflux RND transporter periplasmic adaptor subunit — protein: MKRALVFVLVAVCVIALGYGLYRVTAGARVPPVEYRTAPAERRRLVAQVTASGTLSARVTVQVGSQVSGRVQELFVDWNSPVKKGQLIARIDPQLFQAAVEQSNAAALAAKAAVTRADIQAFDAERTYTRVKALAAQGLAGQAEVDAAETNAKVARTQVDTAKAALAQAAASANLARVNLSYTKIVSPIDGVVISRSVDVGQTVAASLSAPVLFTIAEDLRKMQLDTNIAEGDVGRLAPGQRAAFTVDAYPGSKFDGEIAMIRYAPQTVQNVVTYDAVLAVENPDLRLRPGMTANIGITYQEREDALTVPNAAFRFQPPGEDAGKPRGASTSPDDAGGGPRDGGADGGVEGERPRRRDGGRPDGGWAGRGERGAGEGRGRASARRLYVLRGAELVAVEVRTGLTDGSATEVLSGDLREGDLVVLDAVARGVKPATTAMPGMGPARGGGGGGGGGGGRRSGI
- a CDS encoding ABC transporter ATP-binding protein yields the protein MSDDAQIRVVDLTKVYRTGDVEVRALDGVSLTVEKGEFIAIMGTSGSGKSTLMNVLGCLDRPTSGQYFLAGREVSRLDKNALAEVRNTYLGFVFQNFNLLSRTTALENVELPLLYQGVGGRARRERATAALGRVGLGSRLDHTPNQLSGGQQQRVAIARALVGEPKVILADEPTGNLDTRTSLEVMALFQELARTDITVALVTHEPEIAEYVSRVIVVRDGKIREDRRQEAKPVVLLPPPAGAAMLEGDAS
- a CDS encoding ABC transporter permease, with amino-acid sequence MNPFQTFRVAVRAIVRNKMRSFLTVLGIVIGVAAVIAMMAVGAGAKARIESAFASMGTNLLVILPGSTTSGGMQGGFGSQPTLTWDDLTAIQRQVPSVRLAAPLLRANSPIIGEAGNWMTSVSGTSPEYFEIRSWSTSVGEPIRQADLDAQNKVVLLGQTVVEKLYGSSVNPVGQVVRIRNIPFVVIGVLEKKGQSATGQDYDDMVFIPYTVFARKIQGGLGKYLSGSIYVSATSGDAVARAQQDITALLRERHRLPGTDDDFSIRNLSELAGAQAEGTETMTSLLAGVAAVSLLVGGIGIMNIMLVSVTERTREIGIRMAIGAKPRQILLQFLIEAVTLSVAGGLVGVALGVGVSEWIAAKFGWATAVDPNVVAVAVAFSAFVGIAFGLYPARKASQLDPIDALRYE
- a CDS encoding phosphatase PAP2 family protein, with product MGRGVGSARLGAVGRIAGAFALASLLGQGTARACEKDLAPLPGYGRIAAPTDRLGCNLVAAGTGENLLYYGAALLSTMELSASGADHHLRVAFEERVGARGFSDATVVAGYVGPPAIGALLYGTGLVTGKGRWTGAGAAALQAMTVTFAATVLLKGLTGRPFPNHGGDPTSPERLRHPEWAREWRGPLLENSAWPSGHTSVAVSLAAALTSYYVDADWVAWVAYPAASAIALGMLRGAHHWASDVVAGAMLGQAVGSSVGRDFRRMQDARDSPPPRLRLMPLGAGVALVGAL